In the Sphingobacterium sp. PCS056 genome, ATCAGGTTTGAAGTTATTCAATAATTTCGGTAGGCTTATGGATTTGCTATGATAACCTTTTTTATCTGATAAATATTTCTGAAGTTGAAATAGAGGTGATTGAGCAATTATTACTACTAAATATCGAAAATGTGTTACGTTAATATCGGTATAAATTGATTACATGTAATACTTAATCTGATCTAATTAAGTATTTGTATACCATTGATTTTATATGTATACAACCGGTCTTTCCATCATTGCTGCCACTATTATTTTTGTTAGATTATTTTTCTAGATAATAGATATATAATTCCAGCTGACCATTTTTCATGTCATAAAGATATTAGTAGATATTAAGTATTGAAATGTATCATTAATGGAGTGAAATTGTCGGCTATGGGATAAATAAAATATATACATATTTATTGGATCTCTCCATAGTCGGCTAATAAATAGATGTTACAGAGTGAATTTGGGTGTAAATTTTTTTATAAAAAAAATAGTTATTATAAAAATTATTGTATCTTAGAAATATTATGTACTACATAATTAATAAATTAATCATTTGTAACTAAAGCAGCTAAGATTAGAATAGACTGAAAAAGAAATGTGATAAGGAGGATTTTCTAGTTACAATTTATAGTGAACACATTTTAAATTTTTTAATAATCATTATGAACAAGAGAATCCTAAATTTTATGACAGCAAGTTCCTTGCTATTTCTTTGCAGTACAATAGTATCTTGCAACAAAGAACAAGTAGATCAATCAAGTAATCAAATGGTAAGTGTATCAAAAACAAATCCTGTGACGATTACTTCTTCTTTACAAAGCCTATCCGATTACGAGTTAATTTGGTCAGATGAATTTAATACAGTCGGTGGATTTGACGATAGTAAATGGAGTTATGCAGAACGTGGTACCGTTGCCTGGAACAAATATATGACGCACACTTCTGATTATGTTTCGCAAGATGGTAATAACTTATTATTGCGTATGGATAATGCTGTGATTCCAACAGATCCAGTCCCTTATCATAGTGGGGGAGTAAAATCTCAGAATAAATTCAGTATGACTTTTGGTAAGGTTGAGGTAAGGGCAAAATTTACGCAGGGTAGGGGTTCATGGCCAGCAATTTGGATGATGCCAGAGCCTGCAACAGCTTACGCTGGATGGCCAGGTTGTGGCGAAATTGATATTATGGAACATGTTAATAATGAGATGGTCGTACACCAGTCCGTACACAATGCTACAGTTACAGGTTCTGGGGGGGGCACAAGTGCTACACATTCTACGAGTTATAATGCAGCAGACTATAATATTTATAGTCTAGAGTGGAGCCCGGTTGCACTCAAATTTTATGTCAACAATACTTTGCAATATACTTATAACAAAGCCAGTGGAGCTACTTGGCAACAATGGCCATTTGATGTTCCATTTTATATAATTTTAAATCAAGCTGGAGGTGCTGGTTGGCCAGGAGCCATTACAAATGCAGATTTACCTTTTAATATGCAAGTGGATTATGTTCGTGTTTATAATCTGCCTATATTTTACAATGGTGGTTTTGAAACAGGCACACTTTCCCCTTGGACTTCTTGGGGTGGAAATGCATCTATTATCAACACCAATGTGCGTACCGGTTTAAAATGCATTCAATTATCAGGTGGGGCCAATGCTATAGAACAATATTTAACAGGTTTACAACCCAATACAACATATCGCTTTTCTGGTTATGGTAAAGTGTCTGCAGCTGGCCAACAGGTGTTGTTAGGAGTTAAAGGCTATGGCGGCACGGCTGTTAATGTCGCTTTTAATACGACCTCATATATCAATAACTCAGTTACATTTACAACAGGAGCGACACAAACTACAGCAACCCTATATTTTTATAAGGCAGGTTCTGGAACTGTTTATGGCGATGACTTTACATTGGAAAAATTATAATAATATCTTAAGTATTTAATATTTCATTCACTAAAACTCAATGAATATCAGCAGGTTTTAGTGAGTGAAATTTATCTCCTTTTAGGGGATTTTATCGTTGCATTCTTTTGCAGATGTACTTTTTAAAAAGTAGCAAGGAGCTCGCATGGAAATTCTTTTTGGCAAGAAATGTACAATAATTAAATCCTAACCTTTCCACTGTATAGTTAAACTAGCGGTTGTTAAAATGGTCATTGATAATTATGCTTGCTAGCTAGTCCAAATAGATCAAGTGTGGTTATATGAAAAAAAAGATCTGATTATCCTACAATTTTTACTTAGTATCAACTGACAAATAATTTGCATTAGCTATTTAGTTATTATATTTCTAATAATATCTTTTGTTCAAAGCATTAGTTATGAGTGTGTAACATATGTTGTGATTGATTTTACGTTGATATATAGTCTGGGCGTGACTTACATAAAGCTCAATTTAACCGATTATAAGTAATACGTATGTTAAAAACTAATTGTATTATGTTATGTATTAATATACATATTGCTTTATTTTTATTTAAAAATATTCATGGAAAAAAGAACAGTACTAGTATCTGGAGCCAGTATTGCTGGTCCAACTCTTGCTTTTTGGTTGTCTCGATTTGGTTTTGAAGTGACTGTAGTAGAGCGCGCTCCAGAATTGAGATTAGGTGGACAAAATATAGATGTTAGAGATGAAGCACAGAAAGTCGTACAACTCATGGGGTTGGAAGATAAAATCCTAGCCGCTAATACTGGTGAGTTAGGAATTCGTTTTGTCGATGCCGCTCATCGTATTAAAGCTGAGTTTCCAAAAGCAAATTCAGATTTTGGAACGGCTGAATTAGAAATCCTCCGAGGGGATCTTGCTCAAATCCTCTATCATGCAACCCAGGAAAATGTAGGTTATATTTTTGATGACCAGATTACGGTGTTAGAAGATCAGGGAAATCAGGTTTTAGTTACCTTTAAAAATAATGCGCCGCGCATTTTTGACCTCGTGATCGCGGCAGATGGAATCCGTTCCACGACACGTAAGTTGATGTTCGGAGATGAGCCACAAATCAAGTACATTGGCGTTTATTGTTCATATCTCACCATTCCTCGGATCGAGTCTGATGATGAATGGGCATATTGGTATAATGCACCTGGCTCGAGAGTATTAAACACAAGACCTGATAATGTGGGTACAACCCGAGCTTCCTTTTCTTTTCTTTCACCAGATAACGGCTATGAAAAATTAGATTTAGTAAAACAGAGAGAAATTTTGAAGGATAAATTTGCAGATGCCGGATGGCAAGCTCCACGTATTCTAAAAGCATTAGATCAAAGTAAAGATGTGTATTTTGATCGTATAAGTCAGGTAAAGGCTCCTCGATGGTCTAATGGAAGGTGCGCAATGGTTGGTGATGCGGCCTATTGCCCCACTCCAATGTCAGGAATGGGAGCAAGTCTATCCATTGTGGGCGCATATATATTGGCAGGTGAATTAGGACGACATAAAAATCATCAAGATGCTTTTGAAGCTTACGAAAAGTTGATGAGACCTTTTGTTGAAGATATTCAAAACTTACCTCCAGGAGTGCCATGGGTAGCACATCCTAAGACAAAGTTGGGCATCACACTTTTTAATGCTGCCCTTGGAATAGCATCAAGCAGGTTGGTGAAAAAAATTTCAAAAATTTTTGGAGGTAATGCCAAAAAGGATCTAAAAGAGCGTGTTAAATTGCCTAATTATAAATAAATAAGTTGTTAAATTTTAATGGTTCAATCTTTCTTTGTTTCCATATTAATATTTGGATAATAAACAGATACTAAATTTAATTTTTTAAGTCAATGCTTATATACTCTCCCAAATATCTGGTTTTAATTTTTGCCATGCTGGTATTGATCGTAAGTAAACTGAAAGGGCAGTTGATTAATAATAATGATATTGGGTATGTTGAAGATTACCAGAAATTACCAAGAATAAATTTTGTAAAATCCAATGTTGTGGAATATGAACAATGCAAATCACTAAATCAATTCGTAATACCTAAGATTAAGCAGAGCAAAACAAATTTTTATTTACAGACAAATACCGGTCAAATAAAATTTAAGAAAACACTACCGGATAAAAAAGATTTTAATGGATATGAATTCCTTGGATACTATCCTCAGCTTAATATGTATGCGATCACAGAGAATATCATGTCTGATGAATTAAGTTTTGGTTCACTTGCATTAATCGATAGTATAACAGGAAATTCGTATACGATTGTTTCCATAGGGGATGGGGCAGTTGAAACCCCTATCATATCTCCACGGGGCAACTATTTAGTTTATTATTATAATTGGCTATATGATGGCAATAGTTGTTTTATTGGGTTATTGCAGATGAATAGAAATAAGACACATATTCTTGAAGAGCATCAAAGTTTCGAGAGTAAAAATTTTATGATTGAAGGAATCCGTTGGTTGGACAACGATACGTTTATAGTAAAAACTTTTCAATCAAAAGATATCGATGGTGTTCACTTTAAAAAAATCAATTATTATAGAGCCAGTTTAAATTGATAATGGATCAAAGACATGTAATAGATCCGTTGGAATGTTACTATAAAATAAAGACGTAGTTCTCACATAAAAATGTATGTTAACATTTAAGCGTATTTTTTGTTAATAGAGTACTTATGGTAAATCAGAAGTTAACCGTTAAATTATAGATATATTGAATTATAAATATTTTATTATGAGAATTAAGTTGGCCATTTTATTATTGTCCGTTTTGTTTTGTGCTCCGGTTTTTGGTCAGATCAAAAGTATTTATGAAAAAACAGTAGATTCTTTAAATCAAATCGGCCAACCAGAGAAGATTATTCCATATTTAGAGATAGAAGTTAAAAAGCAACCTAAAGACGAAACTTTACTTCGATTAACGGGGTATCAATATTTGCAATTAAACAACTTAGAGCGTGGTGAGCATTATTACCGTCAAGCACTTATGGTCAATCCAGCATGTGCACGTTGTTATCTCAATCTAGGTCTGATTTACGCTTTTAAAAATGATTTTAATCAAGCATTAAACTATTTAGATAAAGCTGTGGCTAATGATTCAAACGATGATATGATTTTATCAAATCGAGGAAGAATAAAGGATATGATCGGTGATAAGATTGGTGCTTTAGTAGATTATGATAAATCAATATCAATTGCTCCTGATCGCGCGAGTAACTATGTGGAAAGAGGAAATTATCATTTAAATCATCAAGAAAAATCTAAAGCTTTGTTGGATTTTAATAAAGCGATCGAACTCGATTCTAAGCATTATAAGGCTTATTTTTTTAGAGGTAGATTGAAATTTGAAAATAACGACCTCTCTGCTGCATTGGAAGATATCAATCAAGCAATCTCCTTAGTTGCTCCTGATCCTCAATTATATAATTTTCGGGGTACTGTTTATAACCATTTGAAACAATTTGAAAATGCTTTGACAGATCTTAATACATCGATCCAACTTAATCCCAATGATGTTATCACTTATTTAAATAGAGCCGAAATATATTATGCGCTAGAAGATTTGGATGCATCCTGTCAAGACTATACAACAGCAAAAGCATTAGCTCTGGAGCAAAAGTTAGAGGATGCTGAATTATACAAAAACATGGAGGAATCAATGTCGACCTTTTGTGATTCCAGCAAAGCCAGTTATTACTATCAGCGCGGGGTGGCTTTTTATAACTTACAACAATATGAAAAAGCATT is a window encoding:
- a CDS encoding family 16 glycosylhydrolase yields the protein MNKRILNFMTASSLLFLCSTIVSCNKEQVDQSSNQMVSVSKTNPVTITSSLQSLSDYELIWSDEFNTVGGFDDSKWSYAERGTVAWNKYMTHTSDYVSQDGNNLLLRMDNAVIPTDPVPYHSGGVKSQNKFSMTFGKVEVRAKFTQGRGSWPAIWMMPEPATAYAGWPGCGEIDIMEHVNNEMVVHQSVHNATVTGSGGGTSATHSTSYNAADYNIYSLEWSPVALKFYVNNTLQYTYNKASGATWQQWPFDVPFYIILNQAGGAGWPGAITNADLPFNMQVDYVRVYNLPIFYNGGFETGTLSPWTSWGGNASIINTNVRTGLKCIQLSGGANAIEQYLTGLQPNTTYRFSGYGKVSAAGQQVLLGVKGYGGTAVNVAFNTTSYINNSVTFTTGATQTTATLYFYKAGSGTVYGDDFTLEKL
- a CDS encoding FAD-dependent monooxygenase; its protein translation is MEKRTVLVSGASIAGPTLAFWLSRFGFEVTVVERAPELRLGGQNIDVRDEAQKVVQLMGLEDKILAANTGELGIRFVDAAHRIKAEFPKANSDFGTAELEILRGDLAQILYHATQENVGYIFDDQITVLEDQGNQVLVTFKNNAPRIFDLVIAADGIRSTTRKLMFGDEPQIKYIGVYCSYLTIPRIESDDEWAYWYNAPGSRVLNTRPDNVGTTRASFSFLSPDNGYEKLDLVKQREILKDKFADAGWQAPRILKALDQSKDVYFDRISQVKAPRWSNGRCAMVGDAAYCPTPMSGMGASLSIVGAYILAGELGRHKNHQDAFEAYEKLMRPFVEDIQNLPPGVPWVAHPKTKLGITLFNAALGIASSRLVKKISKIFGGNAKKDLKERVKLPNYK
- a CDS encoding tetratricopeptide repeat protein, coding for MRIKLAILLLSVLFCAPVFGQIKSIYEKTVDSLNQIGQPEKIIPYLEIEVKKQPKDETLLRLTGYQYLQLNNLERGEHYYRQALMVNPACARCYLNLGLIYAFKNDFNQALNYLDKAVANDSNDDMILSNRGRIKDMIGDKIGALVDYDKSISIAPDRASNYVERGNYHLNHQEKSKALLDFNKAIELDSKHYKAYFFRGRLKFENNDLSAALEDINQAISLVAPDPQLYNFRGTVYNHLKQFENALTDLNTSIQLNPNDVITYLNRAEIYYALEDLDASCQDYTTAKALALEQKLEDAELYKNMEESMSTFCDSSKASYYYQRGVAFYNLQQYEKALKIYDAGLRQFPDNAMILSFKGNAHLALKDFTNATLNYDIALINKASLMLEFKNNPRFINASQQELQSYYDASLADIYYHDAESKVNTGKLDTALVRMNDAIALIPNLNGFAKELYFNRRGHIYLLLGQYNQALVDFNQSIQINGKYALAYINRAIAKVSLSEKPTQSAIIIRTKQPNQPFRMNWTINSKIRSEKADLNLKSALADCNKAIDLDKSDGFSYYVRGQIKQFLNDPTCCADLLKAKKMGIVVEDDLLVSCNQ